One Shewanella sp. MR-4 DNA window includes the following coding sequences:
- the fhuF gene encoding siderophore-iron reductase FhuF, translating to MARQRETVPSLAKLSRGTQPDHTKHCHSKCSQSLNTTGGAQTTDLTALSPADLTQVAKAFNQRLALRAPFYAQHFVATTKPQGLSFDTWSQPAVYQQLLLDFAKAYPPLGKTSSFITLENIPEQILLSHSHNSKALHSLWGQWYFGLLVPPMLEWIISAPHSLASTIEQIELIDIAPEHFYLRPHDSGRVAGFEFQLTPTPRDKAAIVKAGIVKTTVLTPPRERQLIQWIQSHLIPSVERLIGLSPTPAKLYWSHLGYLIHWYLGEMALPEIEFEQLKTQLFNTKSFDDGEDNPLYNSINLLPASAADADNIRRVCCLRYQLANSHRCADCPLATRAQAKRAAQA from the coding sequence ATGGCGCGCCAAAGGGAAACGGTACCGAGCTTAGCCAAGCTTTCCAGAGGAACCCAACCTGATCATACCAAGCACTGCCATAGCAAATGCTCGCAAAGTTTAAACACTACGGGCGGCGCGCAAACAACCGACTTAACAGCGCTAAGCCCTGCGGATTTAACTCAAGTCGCCAAAGCGTTTAATCAACGACTGGCGCTGCGCGCCCCATTTTATGCCCAGCACTTTGTGGCAACCACCAAGCCCCAAGGACTCAGTTTTGATACTTGGAGTCAGCCAGCCGTTTATCAGCAGCTTTTACTGGATTTTGCCAAGGCCTATCCACCTTTGGGGAAAACCTCATCTTTCATCACGTTAGAAAATATTCCCGAGCAGATATTGCTCAGCCATAGCCATAATTCCAAAGCCCTGCACTCGCTCTGGGGACAGTGGTATTTCGGTCTGTTAGTCCCGCCCATGTTGGAATGGATTATTAGCGCGCCGCACTCACTCGCGAGCACCATTGAGCAGATTGAGCTGATTGATATAGCGCCTGAGCATTTTTATCTTCGGCCCCACGATTCAGGCAGAGTCGCAGGTTTTGAGTTTCAACTAACTCCCACTCCTCGGGATAAAGCCGCTATAGTAAAAGCTGGCATAGTTAAAACCACTGTCTTAACGCCACCCCGCGAGCGACAACTTATTCAGTGGATTCAAAGCCATCTAATCCCTAGCGTTGAGCGATTAATCGGTTTAAGCCCAACCCCCGCAAAGTTGTATTGGAGCCATTTAGGCTACCTTATTCACTGGTATTTAGGCGAAATGGCATTGCCAGAAATTGAATTTGAACAGCTTAAGACGCAGCTGTTTAACACTAAATCCTTTGACGATGGCGAAGATAATCCACTCTACAACAGCATTAATCTGCTGCCCGCCTCAGCAGCTGACGCGGACAATATTCGCCGCGTGTGTTGCTTAAGGTATCAACTCGCCAACAGTCATCGCTGCGCCGATTGCCCGTTAGCCACGCGCGCCCAAGCCAAACGTGCCGCACAAGCTTAG
- a CDS encoding GNAT family N-acetyltransferase — MASQWSRHCAASLSKPIVIDEFVFKPLNLPQHLSMLQRWFNQDYARFWGMQGMSLDALARAMAPSEHKLALIGEWQAKPLFMVELYDPAHDEVGEHYAVERLDCGMHLILAPLEGKPVHGLSGQVMQAIAELILDTLAFKRMVVEPDQQNHKIHRLNSQIGIRYQKAIQLRSKAAFLGICSAESRQLAQKTSTPFMQRTASLATHATQTTHATHATAVNPIILQVNR; from the coding sequence ATGGCCAGCCAATGGAGTCGCCACTGTGCGGCCTCACTCTCAAAGCCCATTGTGATTGATGAGTTTGTGTTTAAACCACTCAATCTCCCGCAACACCTGTCTATGCTGCAGCGCTGGTTTAACCAAGACTATGCCCGCTTTTGGGGGATGCAGGGGATGAGTCTCGATGCACTTGCTCGAGCGATGGCGCCAAGCGAGCACAAGCTCGCGCTGATCGGTGAATGGCAAGCCAAACCGCTGTTTATGGTGGAGTTATACGATCCCGCCCACGATGAAGTGGGTGAACATTACGCCGTGGAGCGGCTCGATTGCGGCATGCACCTCATCCTCGCGCCACTTGAGGGCAAACCCGTTCATGGCTTGTCTGGCCAAGTGATGCAGGCTATTGCCGAGCTTATTCTCGACACGCTCGCCTTTAAACGAATGGTGGTCGAGCCAGATCAGCAGAATCACAAGATCCACCGCTTAAATAGCCAAATTGGGATCCGCTACCAAAAAGCCATTCAACTGCGCAGTAAAGCCGCATTCCTCGGCATTTGTAGCGCAGAGAGTCGCCAATTAGCGCAAAAGACCAGCACACCTTTTATGCAGCGCACTGCATCCCTAGCAACTCATGCAACTCAAACAACTCATGCGACCCACGCAACCGCTGTTAACCCTATCATTTTACAGGTAAACCGATGA
- a CDS encoding lysine N(6)-hydroxylase/L-ornithine N(5)-oxygenase family protein: MTTPKKENDRRIFDLLGIGIGPFNLGLAALSEPIDDFSCLFLDAKTEFDWHPGMLLSASRLQTPFMSDLVTMADPTSRYSYLNFAKQTGRLYPFYIRENFFLPRNEYNQYCQWVSKQLSNLRFGFKVTQLDYNAGEGIYHVTGVDRRSGQPQTYLCRKLVLGTGTTPYVPDNCPLHDPRVMHSASYMQQKTYLQSQSAITVIGSGQSAAEIFYDLLQDIDTYGYQLNWMTRSPRFYPLEYTKLTLEMTSPDYVDYFHELSPEKRSRLIANQKSLYKGINAELINDIYDLLYQKRLVSDIQCQLLTNVALDKIETSGDTLTLKFNHLEQEYALEQQTGAVVLGTGYQYRLPEFIQGIKSQIEFDDRGQLAIQRDYGIDVRGDIFIQNAGLHTHGISSPDLGMGCYRNATILQAVLGYAPYSIEDSIAFQTFDPTKIHARQSQPTSSTYSATKAIPSKPLSSAAQPTQNSNCEPQAALRISPSGGSVSVLMAPNKEAQ; the protein is encoded by the coding sequence GTGACTACCCCAAAAAAGGAAAATGATCGCAGGATTTTCGATCTACTCGGTATCGGCATAGGTCCATTCAATCTCGGATTGGCCGCCCTGAGTGAACCTATCGATGACTTTAGCTGTTTGTTTTTAGATGCCAAAACCGAGTTTGATTGGCATCCAGGTATGCTGCTCAGCGCCTCTCGGCTACAAACACCGTTTATGTCCGACTTAGTGACCATGGCCGATCCCACCAGCCGCTATAGTTACCTCAATTTTGCCAAGCAAACTGGCAGGTTGTATCCCTTTTATATCCGTGAAAACTTTTTCCTGCCACGGAATGAGTATAACCAGTATTGTCAATGGGTTAGCAAACAACTCTCCAACCTGAGATTCGGTTTTAAGGTCACCCAACTCGATTACAACGCCGGAGAAGGTATCTACCATGTTACGGGTGTGGATAGACGCAGCGGCCAGCCCCAAACCTATTTGTGCCGCAAACTGGTGCTCGGCACGGGCACCACGCCCTATGTGCCAGACAATTGCCCGCTACACGATCCCCGTGTGATGCATAGCGCCAGCTATATGCAGCAAAAAACCTACCTGCAGAGCCAAAGCGCCATTACCGTGATCGGCAGTGGTCAAAGCGCCGCGGAAATCTTTTACGATCTTCTGCAAGATATTGATACCTATGGTTATCAATTAAATTGGATGACCCGTTCGCCACGCTTTTATCCGCTGGAATACACCAAACTCACCCTAGAAATGACTTCGCCAGATTATGTGGATTACTTCCACGAACTGTCGCCAGAAAAACGCAGTCGCCTGATTGCGAATCAAAAATCTCTCTACAAGGGGATCAATGCCGAGTTAATCAACGATATTTATGACCTGCTTTACCAAAAACGTTTAGTCAGCGATATCCAATGCCAACTGCTGACCAACGTGGCGCTCGATAAGATAGAGACCTCGGGGGACACGCTGACACTCAAATTCAACCACCTCGAACAGGAATATGCCCTCGAGCAACAGACGGGCGCCGTCGTCTTAGGCACTGGCTATCAATATCGTTTACCCGAATTTATTCAAGGCATTAAATCACAAATTGAATTTGATGATCGCGGCCAACTCGCCATTCAACGGGATTATGGCATCGATGTCAGAGGCGATATTTTTATCCAAAATGCGGGCCTGCATACCCATGGCATCAGCTCACCGGATCTGGGCATGGGCTGCTATCGCAATGCGACGATTCTGCAAGCGGTTTTAGGTTACGCGCCCTATTCGATTGAAGACAGTATCGCCTTCCAAACCTTTGATCCAACTAAGATCCACGCGCGGCAAAGCCAGCCCACCAGCAGCACCTATTCGGCAACAAAAGCCATACCAAGCAAGCCACTATCTTCGGCGGCGCAACCTACACAAAATAGTAATTGTGAGCCACAGGCAGCACTGCGGATAAGTCCTTCGGGCGGCAGTGTGTCGGTCTTGATGGCGCCGAACAAGGAGGCGCAGTAA
- a CDS encoding DUF2798 domain-containing protein, with the protein MSSVNSVPTPKPRTLFGTPKLPAKYATVVMPFFLSILMSCIVSGISTFNGVGASAQFVELWLSAWGISWAVAFPTLLMVLPLVRKLTAAFVQLP; encoded by the coding sequence ATGTCTAGCGTAAACTCAGTCCCGACTCCCAAGCCCCGCACGCTCTTTGGTACGCCTAAGCTGCCCGCTAAATACGCTACGGTTGTGATGCCATTTTTTCTTTCGATTTTAATGAGCTGCATAGTATCAGGGATCAGTACCTTCAACGGTGTCGGTGCATCGGCGCAATTTGTTGAGCTTTGGCTGAGTGCGTGGGGGATTTCATGGGCAGTGGCCTTCCCAACCTTACTGATGGTATTACCCTTAGTTCGAAAGTTAACCGCCGCCTTTGTGCAATTACCTTAG
- a CDS encoding IucA/IucC family protein: MNLATNRALLKPFTQAEFPTLEAAAHPHVPAHLMPEYWQAANRHLVKKILCEFTHEKIISPQIYRQAAGINHYELRLKDCTYYFSARHYQLDHLEIEAGSIRVSSAGQDKPLDAMSLIIKLKDALGMSETLLPTYLEEITSTLYSKAYKLAHQAIPATTLAKADYQTIEAGMTEGHPVFIANNGRIGFDMQDYDQFAPESASALQLVWIAVRKDKTTFSSLEGLDHDSLLKQELGEQFTKFQQHLSALGQAADSFYFMPVHPWQWREKIARTFAGEIARGDIIYLGESQDCYQVQQSIRTFFNLSAPQKCYVKTALSILNMGFMRGLSPLYMSCTPQINAWVADLIESDSYFAEQGFVILKEIAAIGYHHRYYEEALTQDSAYKKMLSALWRESPLPHIEPQQTLMTMAALLHVDHQEQALLAALIKHSGLSAKEWVKRYLNLYLSPLLHAFFAYDLVFMPHGENLILVLDAGIPVKILMKDIGEEVAVLNGSEPLPQEVQRLAVELEEEMKLNYILLDIFDCIFRYLAPILDKQTEVSEAQFWELVADNVRDYQAQHPQLADKFAQYDLFKDSFVRTCLNRIQLNNNQQMIDLADREKNLRFAGGIDNPLAAFRQSHAFGNQKLKPKS, translated from the coding sequence ATGAACTTAGCCACTAACCGCGCATTACTCAAGCCATTCACTCAAGCCGAATTCCCCACGCTGGAGGCCGCAGCCCACCCGCACGTCCCCGCCCACTTAATGCCGGAATATTGGCAGGCGGCCAATCGCCATTTAGTGAAGAAAATCCTCTGCGAATTTACCCATGAGAAGATCATCAGCCCACAGATATACCGCCAAGCGGCAGGCATCAATCACTATGAACTGAGGCTCAAGGACTGCACCTATTACTTCAGCGCGCGCCATTATCAGCTCGACCACCTTGAGATAGAAGCAGGGTCGATTCGAGTCAGCAGCGCGGGCCAAGACAAGCCACTCGATGCCATGAGTTTGATTATCAAACTGAAAGATGCCTTGGGCATGAGTGAAACTCTGTTGCCCACTTACCTTGAAGAAATCACCAGCACCCTCTACAGCAAGGCCTACAAGTTGGCCCATCAAGCTATCCCCGCCACTACACTCGCTAAGGCCGATTATCAAACGATTGAGGCGGGCATGACCGAGGGGCATCCGGTGTTTATCGCCAACAATGGCCGTATTGGTTTTGATATGCAGGACTATGACCAATTTGCCCCCGAGAGTGCCAGCGCGCTTCAGCTAGTGTGGATTGCGGTGCGTAAGGACAAAACCACCTTCTCCTCCCTCGAAGGATTAGACCATGATAGCTTGTTAAAACAGGAGCTTGGCGAACAGTTCACCAAGTTTCAACAACACTTAAGCGCACTGGGGCAAGCGGCCGATAGCTTTTATTTTATGCCCGTTCATCCTTGGCAGTGGCGCGAAAAAATTGCCCGTACCTTTGCCGGCGAAATCGCCCGCGGCGACATCATTTATCTCGGCGAAAGCCAAGATTGCTATCAAGTTCAACAATCGATCCGCACCTTCTTTAACTTAAGCGCGCCGCAAAAATGCTACGTCAAAACCGCGCTTTCTATCTTAAACATGGGCTTTATGCGTGGGCTTTCGCCGCTGTATATGAGCTGCACCCCGCAGATCAACGCTTGGGTGGCCGATCTTATCGAAAGCGACAGCTATTTTGCCGAACAAGGTTTTGTGATCCTAAAAGAAATTGCCGCGATTGGTTATCACCACAGGTATTACGAAGAGGCACTTACCCAAGATAGCGCCTATAAGAAAATGCTGTCGGCGCTGTGGCGCGAGAGTCCGCTGCCGCACATTGAGCCGCAGCAAACCCTGATGACCATGGCGGCACTATTACACGTCGATCATCAGGAGCAAGCCCTGCTTGCCGCCTTAATCAAGCACTCGGGCTTAAGCGCCAAGGAGTGGGTCAAGCGCTATCTCAACCTCTACTTATCGCCATTACTGCACGCCTTCTTTGCCTACGATCTGGTGTTTATGCCCCATGGCGAGAACCTGATTTTGGTGCTCGATGCCGGCATCCCGGTCAAAATATTGATGAAGGATATCGGCGAAGAAGTCGCTGTACTCAACGGCAGCGAACCACTGCCGCAAGAAGTGCAGCGCCTTGCGGTCGAGCTTGAGGAAGAGATGAAGCTCAACTATATCTTGCTCGATATTTTTGACTGTATTTTCCGTTACTTAGCGCCAATTCTGGATAAGCAAACCGAGGTCAGCGAAGCGCAATTTTGGGAGCTTGTGGCAGACAATGTGCGTGACTATCAAGCGCAGCATCCGCAGTTGGCAGACAAATTTGCACAATACGATCTCTTTAAAGACAGCTTCGTCCGCACTTGCCTGAATCGCATTCAGCTCAATAACAACCAGCAGATGATTGACCTTGCCGACAGGGAAAAAAATCTGCGGTTTGCGGGCGGAATAGATAATCCGCTGGCCGCCTTTAGGCAAAGCCATGCCTTTGGAAATCAGAAGCTTAAACCCAAATCCTAA
- a CDS encoding septation protein A — protein sequence MKQLLDFLPLIIFFAVYKFFDIYIASGALIAATALQLVVTYALYKKLEKMHLITFAMVTVFGTLTLVFHDDAFIKWKVTIIYALFALALGVSQLLNKSILKSMLGKEMKVADKIWAHVTWYWVSFFAICGLVNIYVAFKLPLETWVNFKVFGLTALTLINTVITVFYLYKHLPEDQRKELK from the coding sequence ATGAAACAACTGCTTGATTTTCTGCCCCTCATTATCTTTTTTGCCGTCTATAAATTTTTCGATATTTATATCGCCAGTGGCGCCTTAATCGCAGCCACTGCACTGCAATTAGTCGTGACCTATGCGCTGTACAAAAAATTGGAGAAGATGCACCTTATTACTTTCGCTATGGTGACAGTGTTTGGCACCCTCACCTTAGTGTTCCATGACGATGCCTTTATCAAGTGGAAAGTCACTATTATTTATGCTTTATTTGCCCTAGCCCTAGGCGTGAGCCAGCTACTCAACAAGTCGATTTTAAAGTCCATGTTGGGTAAAGAGATGAAGGTAGCCGATAAGATTTGGGCACACGTAACTTGGTACTGGGTAAGCTTTTTTGCCATCTGTGGCCTAGTCAATATCTATGTCGCCTTTAAACTGCCGTTAGAAACTTGGGTGAACTTTAAAGTGTTTGGCCTCACCGCCTTAACCCTGATTAATACCGTTATCACCGTCTTTTACCTTTATAAACATCTTCCCGAAGATCAACGCAAGGAACTCAAATAA
- a CDS encoding TonB-dependent siderophore receptor, with protein MEFKIIIMKTFPLNRLTAHCQLAITRPELILCSAILSMPYAYADASDTQKKSTKDIEIINVVGAKDLHDNRYKTQAMNTATGLDLSYLETPQSVTSVTSQMMHDQQLNSVIEAMTSVAGINARPMDNDRYSISSRGIAVTSILYDGVPTTYDTRFNYGDNLIDTAIYERVEIVRGATGLMTGAGNPSAAINLIRKRPTQEFMGSTSVSVGSWNNLRGMVDLSSGLNDSGSIRGRVVAAYQDKESFQDRYEQQRTTLYGIFETDITDSTLLTLGVDYQDTTPEATMSGGLPLFHSDGSRTNYDRATSTAPDWASAHTQGLNTFASLEHRFDNGWELKGTYSYGDNSLKYNVLWATGYPDPVTNLGATAGSIAYVDGSRTQHNLDLRAQGMFALFGQEHQLTFGWTGQRQEFANPYYYPTAAVPPLGDFRDPNFQYPKPQWKETHTTGSFGETEQSAAYVATQLNLTDALALLAGLRLNQWQTDQDNFGSMYDFKVDNELTTYFGLTYALGEQYSLYASYTDIFAPQTLQRIDASYIDPVKGKNYEAGIKASLMDESLDMSLSVFEIRQDNVGERTGDVLPGTTIPVYREVNGTKTQGFEFESTGKITDDWNIYFGYTQFSTDDPKGNRINTSSPRQQLKLFTTYTFSGNWNKLQLGAGVNWQSRVYQTVNSPLGRVEVEQDSYALASLMASYAFTEQLKLSANVHNALDKTYYSQVGQFSQYQYGTPRSVSVNVDYRF; from the coding sequence ATGGAATTTAAGATCATTATTATGAAAACCTTCCCCCTCAACCGTCTCACGGCGCACTGCCAACTCGCCATCACACGCCCTGAGCTTATTCTCTGCAGTGCCATACTCAGCATGCCCTATGCTTATGCCGATGCCAGCGATACCCAGAAAAAATCCACCAAAGACATTGAAATCATTAATGTCGTTGGCGCTAAGGATCTCCATGATAATCGCTACAAAACTCAGGCGATGAACACGGCAACGGGTCTAGATTTGTCCTATTTAGAGACGCCGCAATCCGTCACCTCTGTTACCAGCCAAATGATGCATGACCAACAACTCAACAGCGTCATCGAAGCCATGACCAGCGTGGCTGGCATCAATGCTCGGCCAATGGACAACGACAGATACAGCATCAGCTCGCGCGGAATTGCGGTCACTAGCATTCTTTACGATGGCGTGCCTACCACCTATGACACCCGTTTTAACTACGGCGATAACCTTATCGATACCGCCATCTACGAGCGCGTGGAAATTGTCCGTGGCGCCACAGGGTTAATGACAGGTGCGGGTAACCCTTCGGCCGCGATTAACCTTATTCGTAAACGCCCAACGCAAGAATTTATGGGCAGCACCTCTGTGAGTGTCGGCTCATGGAACAATCTGCGCGGTATGGTCGATTTATCCAGCGGTTTAAATGACAGTGGCAGCATTCGTGGCCGGGTTGTCGCCGCCTATCAGGATAAAGAATCCTTCCAAGACAGATACGAGCAACAACGCACCACCCTCTATGGCATTTTTGAAACCGATATTACCGACAGCACACTGCTGACCTTAGGCGTAGATTATCAAGACACCACGCCCGAAGCGACTATGTCCGGCGGGCTGCCGCTGTTCCACAGTGATGGCAGCCGAACAAATTACGATCGCGCCACTTCCACCGCCCCCGATTGGGCCTCGGCGCATACCCAAGGACTCAATACCTTCGCCAGCCTTGAACATCGTTTTGATAACGGTTGGGAGCTGAAAGGCACCTACAGCTATGGCGATAACTCGCTGAAATATAATGTGCTGTGGGCTACAGGTTACCCTGACCCCGTGACTAATCTTGGTGCCACCGCAGGCTCAATCGCCTATGTCGATGGAAGTCGTACCCAACATAACCTCGACTTACGGGCGCAGGGAATGTTTGCCCTGTTTGGCCAAGAACATCAGCTGACCTTTGGCTGGACGGGTCAGCGCCAAGAGTTTGCCAACCCTTACTATTATCCTACGGCCGCCGTGCCGCCCTTGGGAGATTTTCGCGATCCCAACTTCCAGTATCCAAAACCTCAGTGGAAAGAGACTCACACCACGGGCTCCTTCGGCGAAACCGAGCAAAGCGCCGCCTATGTGGCCACGCAGCTCAATCTGACCGATGCCTTGGCATTGCTCGCGGGCCTGCGCCTTAACCAGTGGCAAACCGACCAAGATAACTTTGGCAGCATGTATGACTTTAAGGTCGACAATGAACTCACCACCTATTTTGGCCTGACCTACGCGCTCGGTGAGCAATACTCCCTCTACGCCAGTTATACGGATATTTTTGCGCCGCAAACCTTGCAGCGCATCGATGCAAGTTACATCGACCCCGTCAAAGGCAAAAACTACGAGGCGGGCATTAAAGCCAGCTTAATGGATGAAAGCTTAGATATGTCGTTGTCGGTATTTGAAATTCGCCAAGACAATGTTGGTGAACGCACCGGAGATGTATTGCCAGGCACCACTATCCCTGTGTATCGAGAGGTTAACGGCACTAAGACCCAAGGCTTTGAGTTTGAATCCACAGGCAAAATCACCGATGACTGGAATATCTACTTCGGCTACACCCAATTCAGCACCGATGATCCTAAGGGCAATCGCATCAACACCTCATCACCTCGCCAGCAGCTAAAACTCTTTACCACTTATACCTTTAGCGGCAATTGGAACAAGTTGCAGCTTGGCGCTGGGGTTAATTGGCAAAGCCGAGTCTATCAAACCGTCAACTCGCCCTTAGGCAGAGTCGAGGTTGAGCAAGACTCCTATGCATTGGCCAGCTTGATGGCAAGTTATGCCTTTACCGAGCAGCTAAAGCTAAGCGCCAATGTGCACAACGCCTTAGATAAAACCTACTACAGCCAAGTGGGGCAATTTAGTCAGTACCAATATGGTACCCCGCGCAGCGTGAGCGTGAATGTAGATTATCGCTTCTAA